A DNA window from Solanum lycopersicum chromosome 3, SLM_r2.1 contains the following coding sequences:
- the LOC138347573 gene encoding uncharacterized protein codes for MKWLFWNVRGMNKRYKQKEIKLLLQNKVSLAGLVETRVKSNNVRSVLQGIAPGWKALHNYDDSPNGRIWLIWDDNWYEVKKITNSAQMLHFQVNERSKGYQLSLNVVYGLNTVEQRKSLWKEMETLAKGITQPWLIVGDFNAIMSDKDRLAGVPVTNNEIKDLGECVREMGVNELQWTGNYYT; via the coding sequence ATGAAGTGGCTGTTTTGGAATGTGAGGGGAATGAATAAAAGGTATAAGCAGAAGGAGATCAAACTGCTTTTACAGAATAAAGTGAGTCTAGCAGGTTTAGTAGAAACAAGAGTTAAAAGCAATAATGTGAGATCGGTTCTTCAAGGAATTGCACCTGGTTGGAAGGCCCTACACAACTATGATGACAGTCCTAATGGGAGGATATGGCTGATATGGGATGACAATTGGTATGAGGTCAAGAAGATTACCAACTCGGCTCAAATGTTGCATTTTCAGGTCAATGAAAGAAGCAAAGGCTACCAACTCAGCTTAAATGTAGTGTATGGTCTGAATACAGTTGAACAGAGAAAGAGTTTGTGGAAAGAAATGGAAACTCTAGCTAAAGGTATTACTCAACCTTGGCTTATAGTAGGGGATTTTAATGCTATAATGTCTGATAAGGATAGATTAGCTGGGGTGCCTGTTACcaataatgagataaaagacCTTGGTGAATGTGTGAGAGAAATGGGGGTTAATGAACTACAGTGGACAGGGAACTACTATACCTAG